In Ooceraea biroi isolate clonal line C1 chromosome 13, Obir_v5.4, whole genome shotgun sequence, a genomic segment contains:
- the LOC105286335 gene encoding 5'-3' exoribonuclease 2 homolog isoform X5, with protein MGVPAFFRWLSRKYPSVIVECIEQKQISTDGVCVPVNSADPNPNGIEFDNLYLDMNGIIHPCTHPEDKPAPKDEDEMMEAIFECIDRLFRIVRPRKLLYMAIDGVAPRAKMNQQRSRRFRASKETTEKINEIGRIRSELVLKGASLPPEKPKEEHFDSNCITPGTPFMARLSACLHYYIHERLNNDPGWRNIKVILSDANVPGEGEHKIMDFIRRQRSQPDHDPNTQHVLCGADADLIMLGLATHEPNFTIIREEFKPNKPKPCDICGQLGHEMRECTGAEPNQKPEESIYGSECQFIFVRLNVLREYLERELYMPNLPFKYDFERAVDDWVFMCFFVGNDFLPHLPSLEIREGAIDRLVALYKKAVYKTGGFLTDSGDVNLDRVQLIMSDLGDAEDEIFKKRQQNELAFRQREKDKKRRHEIISNFKPKWIPTGQFAPTALGQTVKPIENPRYEAYQMRVQGRNYNTNAAENKNVNRALESMLRPENAGNAGNTGQKRKLEEVNAKDESDDEQSHDEVRLWEDGFKDRYYESKFNVSTDDLVFRNNVALQYVRGLCWVLRYYYQGCASWRWYFPYHYAPFASDFINIGGLSTEFEKGTVPFRPLEQLMGVFPAASKKHVPAPWAELMIDPTSSIIDFYPEDFKIDLNGKKFAWQGVALLPFVDEKRLFKALAPHYDSLTEAEKRRNVRGDDRLYVGTGNSGYNFIKGLYTNQIGFNEEVEISIDGMRGTVVLSEDCVTEGGTLPSPVRSLPVRNNQICCVSYKDPKYGSNHIFPARKLKGAKEPPRVLKPQDFEMMNRNNGNQWKPQIGFTRSSQTASLGQSGQRMLEHHMNHNRLSAYVNIPPPMNLYQQSLYQQSHGIII; from the exons ATGGGTGTACCAGCATTTTTTCGTTGGTTGAGTCGAAAATATCCTTCTGTAATTGTGGAATGCATCGAACAAaag cAAATAAGTACAGATGGAGTATGTGTCCCTGTGAATTCTGCAGATCCAAATCCAAATGGGATAGAATTTGATAATTTGTACCTTGATATGAATGGCATAATACATCCTTGTACACATCCTGAGGATAA GCCAGCTCCTAAAGACGAAGACGAAATGATGGAAGCTATTTTCGAATGTATTGACAGATTATTTCGCATTGTTAGACCAAGAAAGTTGCTTTACATGGCAATTGATGGAGTT gCACCCAGAGCTAAAATGAATCAGCAAAGATCTCGACGATTTCGAGCATCCAAAGAAACGACAGAGAAGATCAATGAAATTGGCAGAATACGTTCAGAATTGGTTCTCAAAGGTGCCTCGTTGCCTCCGGAAAAACCAAAAGAAGAGCATTTTGATAGTAATTGTATCACGCCG GGCACACCATTCATGGCAAGATTGTCAGCCTGTTTGCATTACTATATCCACGAACGTTTAAATAATGACCCAGGGTGGAGgaatattaaagtaatattaaGTGACGCTAACGTTCCAGGTGAAGGAgaacataaaattatggaCTTTATACGCCGACAGAGAT CACAACCTGACCATGATCCTAATACGCAACACGTTTTGTGTGGAGCGGATGCTGATCTAATTATGTTAGGTCTTGCTACACACGAGCctaattttactattattcGCGAAGAATTTAAACCGAATAAGCCAAAACCATGCGATATATGTGGTCAATTAGGGCATGAAATGCGAGAGTGTACGGGTGCAGAACCAAACCAAAAACCAGAGGAAAGTATATATGGATCCGAATgccaatttatatttgtacgaTTAAATGTTCTCAGAGAATATTTAGAGAGAGAATTGTACATGCCAAACTTGCCATTCAAGTATGACTTTGAACGAGCTGTCGATGATTGGGTGTTCATGTGTTTTTTCGTAGGAAACGATTTTCTACCTCACCTCCCTTCTCTGGAGATCAGAGAAGGCGCAATTGACAGACTTGTtgctttatataaaaaagcagTATACAAAACAGGG GGTTTTTTGACTGATAGCGGCGATGTTAATTTAGATCGTGTACAATTAATAATGTCAGATCTTGGTGACGCAGAGgatgaaatttttaagaaaaggcAACAAAACGAACTGGCATTCAGGCAACGTGAAAAGGATAAAAAGCGGAGGCatgaaataataagtaattttaaaCCAAAGTGGATTCCTACGGGACAATTTGCACCAACT GCTCTTGGGCAAACAGTGAAACCCATAGAAAATCCACGTTACGAAGCTTACCAAATGCGTGTGCAGGGCAGAAATTACAATACAAATGCTGCTGAAAATAAGAACGTTAATCGTGCTTTGGAAAGCATGTTAAGACCTGAG AATGCGGGGAATGCGGGGAATACGGGACAAAAACGTAAATTGGAAGAAGTCAATGCGAAAGACGAGTCAGATGATGAGCAGTCACACGATGAAGTACGACTTTGGGAAGATGGTTTCAAAGATCGATATTATGAATCGAAATTTAATGTATCCACCGATGATCTTGTATTTAG AAATAACGTTGCTTTGCAATACGTACGAGGTTTATGCTGGGTGTtacgatattattatcaaggTTGCGCATCATGGAGATGGTACTTTCCATATCATTACGCGCCATTTGCGAGTGACTTCATTAATATCGGTGGTCTTTCTACGGAATTCGAAAAGGGCACTGTACCA TTTCGTCCATTAGAACAATTAATGGGTGTATTTCCTGCTGCTAGCAAGAAGCATGTACCTGCGCCATGGGCAGAATTAATGATCGATCCA ACATCTTCAATTATTGACTTTTATCCAGAAGACTTCAAAATCGActtaaatggaaaaaaatttgctTGGCAAGGCGTAGCTTTGCTTCCATTTGTCgatgagaaaagattattCAAAGCTTTAGCGCCACATTACGATAGCTTAACAGAAGCAGAAA aaaggAGAAATGTTCGTGGTGACGACAGGCTATATGTTGGTACAGGCAATAGTggttacaattttataaaaggtCTTTATACAAATCAGATAGGATTTAATGAAGAAGTTGAGATAAGTATAGACGGTATGCGGGGCACTGTAGTTTTATCAGAAGACTGCGTGACTGAAGGAGGAACATTACCTTCACCTGTAAGAAGTTTACCAGTCAGGAATAATCAAATATGCTG tgtTAGCTACAAGGATCCTAAATACGGTTCTAATCATATTTTTCCTGCTCGCAAATTAAAAGGAGCTAAAGAGCCTCCACGAGTTTTAAAACCACAAGATTTTGAAATGATGAATCGCAATAATGGAAATCAGTGGAAGCCGCAAATTGGTTTCACTCGATCTTCGCAAACCGCTTCGTTGGGACAATCAGGGCAAAGAATGCTCGA ACACCACATGAATCATAATAGATTATCAGCATATGTGAACATTCCACCACCAATGAATTTATATCAACAGTCATTATATCAACAGTCTCATG gtataataatataa